One window of Arcobacter sp. CECT 8983 genomic DNA carries:
- the dnaJ gene encoding molecular chaperone DnaJ produces MTEVDYYELLEVARDSDKGTIKKAYRKMAMKYHPDKNPDDTDAEDKFKAVNEAYQVLSDDEKRSIYDRYGKAGLEGHGQGGGFAGGFDDLSSIFEEMFGGSGFGGFGGASRRQRKTYNYNLDIAIELTVEFNEAIFGCKKDIEYKYKNACGDCKGTGAKNGKLNTCPHCEGQGQIHMRQGFMTFAQTCPHCNGTGQAVTSKCNTCNGTGYDEKKETFEVNVPEGVNDGNRIRVSNRGNVAPDGTRGDLYLQIKVNEDSHYVRHDDDIYLEVPIFFTQVALGATIKIPGLRGELELKVPAGTRDKEQFRFRNEGVKSVQGYGQGDLIVQVKINYPTSLNSEQENLLEKLQESFGVESKPHESNFEGMFEKVKKWFS; encoded by the coding sequence TTGACTGAAGTGGATTACTATGAATTATTAGAAGTTGCTAGAGATAGTGATAAAGGAACAATTAAAAAAGCTTACAGAAAAATGGCAATGAAATATCATCCAGATAAAAATCCTGATGATACAGATGCAGAAGATAAGTTTAAAGCTGTAAATGAAGCATATCAAGTCCTAAGTGATGATGAAAAAAGATCTATTTATGATAGATATGGAAAAGCTGGACTTGAAGGTCATGGACAAGGTGGAGGTTTTGCTGGTGGCTTTGATGACTTAAGTTCTATCTTTGAAGAGATGTTTGGTGGTTCTGGCTTTGGAGGCTTCGGTGGAGCTTCAAGAAGACAAAGAAAAACATATAACTACAATTTAGATATTGCTATTGAATTAACAGTTGAATTTAACGAAGCAATTTTTGGATGTAAAAAAGATATAGAATATAAATACAAAAATGCTTGTGGTGACTGTAAAGGAACTGGTGCAAAAAATGGTAAACTAAATACTTGTCCTCATTGTGAAGGACAAGGACAAATTCATATGAGACAAGGTTTTATGACTTTTGCTCAAACATGTCCTCATTGTAATGGAACAGGTCAAGCTGTAACAAGTAAATGTAATACTTGTAATGGAACGGGATATGATGAAAAGAAAGAAACATTTGAAGTTAATGTTCCTGAAGGTGTAAATGATGGAAATAGAATTAGAGTTTCAAATAGAGGTAATGTAGCACCAGATGGAACAAGAGGTGATTTATATTTACAAATTAAAGTAAATGAAGATTCTCATTATGTAAGACATGATGATGATATCTATTTAGAAGTTCCTATTTTCTTTACTCAAGTAGCTCTTGGTGCAACAATCAAAATACCTGGCTTAAGAGGAGAACTTGAATTAAAAGTTCCAGCTGGAACTAGAGATAAAGAACAATTTAGATTTAGAAATGAAGGGGTTAAATCAGTTCAAGGTTATGGACAAGGTGATTTAATTGTTCAAGTTAAAATTAATTACCCTACTTCTTTAAATAGTGAACAAGAAAACCTTTTAGAAAAATTACAAGAAAGTTTTGGGGTAGAAAGTAAACCTCATGAATCAAACTTTGAAGGAATGTTTGAAAAAGTTAAAAAGTGGTTTTCTTAA
- a CDS encoding transporter substrate-binding domain-containing protein — MKNIISLFLIIVFSTSSLYCNDIFTKKEKEFIKNNPSIKVGIERDWPPFDFVNDNIHKGLVNDYLKIISNKTNLNIEYVTDTWSNLLQKAKNKEIDLLPVIAKTKERENFLLFTDKYLEIRDYLFSKSINFNSLDDLKNKTLAIPKDYAYGTYIIKNYPKIKIYEVKNVLEALNAVLENKADALISNPAVVNYLTKKHNIKDIVGNFNLDYNKNSLFMATTKENKTLNNIINKVLRNITKEEKQNIYYKWVFSTSKEININSTLSLTKEEKEFILNKKRVTIGNELDWIPYDYNEDGIAKGYIIDYIKLLSNKLGLEPVFVTDKWSNLENKVKNKEIDILPVLAKNQKREEYLNFTTRILTQELTIVTKVSKNEIINLDDLANRKIGMIKKWNLTELIKKNYPSIKVIEFDSIDDILDAIKHNFIDATIQNELLAKYYINQKIYESDLKTVGVIEVNGFKKDLFIGVRKDLKILQTLYNKALKNTTETEKLILKNKWHNSSKGLILSDEEKEFIQNNVINISFTSNWRPFSYVKDNQPQGLAYDYWNLISNKVNLKTNYIFEDKFTKSLDLIKEKKRDLLLLTSNTKEREEYSIFTNTIFKTPIGIATLKDENYIPDASYLEGKKVAVGKNYTAQKLLEEKYPKISFVETKNLKEALELLSENRVYAVIDSMPALSDQIKEFAFTNIKISGSTKVVFNMKMMIRDDYTILRSIINKVLLNITEEDKKIIKNKWINLEYEENFNYSLIWKIVLGFTIVLIFVIYKNRQLLQYQEELNETKTNLENSIKNFKLLLDVNIAGIVIINDNKIKYINDELTNILKIDSKNDLLEKDLQILFENYTIEDLLIKTKNNESFELELTYNSKITIPVLVKVKDIVYDKKKSYIISIIDLTDIKNKEELLLQQSKMASLGEMIGNIAHQWRQPLSTISTAASGVKIQKEFNSLTDEMLITSLDTITQTTQFLSQTINDFQNYIKDDKKKVLFYVNDSFEKVLSILNASFINHHIEVKKDIENIEVYGYPNELNQVLLNIFANSKDALKEKESIEKYIFIKTYKKDNNVYLEIIDNGGGIKKEIIEKVFEPYFTTKHKSQGTGLGLYMTHKIITESMMGKIKIENCKYKTFDNCTKVTISLPID; from the coding sequence ATGAAAAATATAATAAGTCTTTTTCTTATAATTGTTTTTTCTACTTCTTCTTTATATTGTAATGATATTTTTACCAAAAAAGAAAAAGAGTTTATAAAAAACAACCCTTCTATTAAAGTAGGAATAGAAAGAGATTGGCCTCCTTTTGATTTCGTTAATGATAATATACACAAAGGCTTAGTTAATGATTATTTAAAAATCATTAGCAATAAAACGAACTTAAACATTGAGTATGTAACAGATACTTGGTCTAACTTACTACAAAAAGCAAAAAACAAAGAGATTGATTTACTTCCAGTAATAGCAAAAACAAAAGAGAGAGAAAATTTTTTACTTTTCACGGATAAATACTTAGAAATAAGGGACTATTTATTCTCAAAATCAATAAATTTTAATAGCTTAGATGATCTAAAGAATAAAACTTTAGCTATACCAAAAGATTATGCTTACGGAACATACATAATAAAAAACTATCCCAAAATAAAAATTTATGAAGTGAAAAATGTCCTAGAAGCCTTAAATGCAGTTTTAGAAAATAAAGCAGATGCCCTAATTTCAAATCCAGCTGTAGTAAACTATTTAACCAAAAAACATAACATAAAAGATATTGTTGGTAACTTTAATTTAGATTACAATAAAAACAGTCTATTTATGGCAACAACAAAGGAAAATAAAACATTAAATAATATTATAAACAAAGTGCTTAGAAATATTACAAAAGAAGAAAAACAAAATATATATTATAAATGGGTCTTTTCAACAAGCAAAGAAATAAATATTAACTCTACACTTTCTTTAACAAAAGAAGAAAAAGAGTTTATTTTAAATAAAAAAAGAGTAACTATTGGAAATGAATTAGATTGGATTCCATATGATTATAATGAAGATGGTATTGCAAAAGGTTATATAATTGATTATATAAAACTTCTATCAAATAAGTTAGGTCTTGAACCAGTATTTGTTACTGATAAATGGTCAAATTTAGAAAATAAAGTAAAAAATAAAGAAATTGATATTCTTCCTGTTCTTGCCAAAAATCAAAAAAGAGAGGAATATTTAAACTTTACTACAAGAATTTTAACTCAAGAATTAACTATAGTTACAAAAGTATCAAAAAATGAGATAATAAATCTAGACGATTTAGCAAATAGAAAAATTGGTATGATAAAAAAATGGAATTTAACTGAACTAATTAAGAAAAATTATCCTTCAATCAAAGTCATAGAGTTTGATTCTATTGATGATATTTTAGATGCAATAAAACACAACTTTATTGATGCAACAATCCAAAATGAATTACTTGCTAAATACTATATAAACCAGAAAATATATGAGTCTGATTTAAAAACTGTTGGAGTAATAGAAGTAAATGGTTTTAAAAAAGATCTTTTTATAGGAGTTAGAAAAGATTTAAAGATTCTTCAAACTCTTTATAATAAAGCTTTAAAAAATACCACTGAAACAGAAAAATTAATTCTAAAAAATAAATGGCATAATAGTTCTAAAGGCTTAATTCTTTCAGATGAAGAAAAAGAATTTATACAAAATAATGTAATAAATATCTCATTCACTTCAAATTGGAGACCCTTTAGCTATGTAAAAGATAATCAACCGCAAGGATTAGCCTATGATTATTGGAACCTTATAAGCAATAAAGTTAATTTAAAAACAAACTATATTTTTGAAGATAAATTTACAAAGTCCTTAGATTTAATAAAAGAGAAAAAAAGGGATCTTCTTTTATTAACCTCGAATACAAAAGAAAGAGAAGAATACTCAATTTTTACTAATACAATCTTCAAAACTCCAATCGGTATTGCAACTTTAAAAGATGAAAACTATATACCTGATGCATCATATTTAGAAGGGAAAAAAGTTGCAGTTGGAAAAAACTATACAGCACAAAAACTATTAGAAGAAAAATATCCTAAAATAAGTTTTGTAGAGACAAAAAATTTAAAAGAAGCTCTTGAATTATTATCAGAAAATAGAGTTTATGCAGTAATTGATAGTATGCCAGCCTTATCTGATCAAATAAAAGAGTTTGCCTTTACTAATATAAAGATATCTGGAAGTACTAAAGTTGTTTTCAATATGAAAATGATGATTAGAGATGATTATACTATTTTAAGGTCTATCATTAATAAAGTACTTTTAAATATTACAGAAGAAGATAAAAAAATTATTAAGAATAAATGGATTAATCTAGAATATGAAGAAAATTTTAATTATTCATTAATCTGGAAAATTGTTTTAGGATTTACTATTGTTTTAATATTTGTGATTTATAAAAACAGACAACTTTTACAATATCAAGAAGAGTTAAATGAAACTAAAACAAATTTAGAAAACTCTATAAAAAACTTTAAATTATTACTCGATGTAAATATTGCAGGAATCGTAATAATAAATGATAATAAAATAAAATATATAAATGATGAATTAACAAATATTTTGAAAATAGATTCTAAAAATGATTTATTAGAAAAAGATTTGCAGATATTATTTGAAAACTATACAATAGAAGATTTATTGATAAAAACTAAAAATAATGAATCCTTTGAATTAGAATTAACATATAATAGTAAAATAACAATACCAGTACTTGTAAAAGTAAAAGATATTGTATATGATAAAAAGAAATCATATATTATTTCCATAATTGACTTAACAGATATAAAGAATAAAGAAGAATTACTTTTACAACAATCTAAAATGGCAAGCTTAGGTGAAATGATTGGTAATATTGCCCACCAATGGAGACAACCTTTATCTACAATTTCAACTGCGGCTTCTGGTGTAAAAATACAAAAAGAGTTTAATTCGCTAACAGATGAAATGCTTATAACTAGCCTAGATACAATAACACAGACAACACAATTTTTATCTCAAACAATCAATGATTTCCAAAACTATATTAAAGACGATAAGAAAAAAGTTTTATTCTATGTAAATGATAGTTTTGAAAAAGTTTTATCTATATTAAATGCTTCTTTTATTAATCATCATATTGAAGTAAAAAAGGATATAGAAAATATAGAAGTGTATGGTTATCCTAATGAATTAAATCAAGTATTATTAAACATTTTTGCAAATTCAAAAGATGCATTAAAAGAGAAAGAAAGTATAGAAAAATATATTTTTATAAAAACTTATAAAAAAGATAATAATGTTTATCTAGAAATAATTGACAATGGTGGTGGAATAAAAAAAGAGATTATAGAAAAAGTATTTGAACCATATTTTACTACAAAACACAAATCACAAGGAACAGGCTTAGGTTTATATATGACACACAAAATCATTACTGAAAGTATGATGGGTAAAATAAAAATAGAAAACTGTAAATATAAAACTTTTGATAATTGTACAAAAGTTACAATCTCACTTCCAATAGATTAA
- the trpB gene encoding tryptophan synthase subunit beta — translation MMSNYLENTPDNNGYFGRFGGSFIPPVLEKPFEDIKEAYEKIKKDPKFIEDLKYVRKHYQGRPTPISFAKNLSDYCGGAKIYLKREDLNHSGAHKLNHCMAEVILAKHMGYKKVIAETGAGQHGVALATAAAYFGLECEIHMGEVDIKKEHPNVVRMRILGANVIPATHGLKTLKEAVDSAFESYINQADTAIYCIGSVVGPHPFPMMVRDFQSIIGIESREQFFEHEDSLPNNIVACVGGGSNAMGIFSGFIDDKEVNLYGVEPMGKGDKIGEHSATLTYGEEGVMHGFNSIMLKDEKGEPAAVHSIGSGIDYPSVGPEHAHLKDIGRTKVGLCNDEEAVNAFYKLSQLEGIIPALESAHAVAFAMKLASKLAKDETILVSLSGRGDKDIDFVVENYPIPNAKF, via the coding sequence ATAATGTCAAATTATTTAGAGAATACACCAGATAATAATGGTTATTTTGGAAGATTTGGAGGTTCTTTTATCCCTCCTGTTTTAGAAAAACCATTCGAAGATATAAAAGAAGCATATGAAAAAATCAAAAAAGACCCAAAATTTATTGAAGATTTAAAATATGTAAGAAAACATTATCAAGGAAGACCAACTCCAATTAGCTTTGCAAAAAACTTAAGTGACTACTGTGGTGGGGCAAAGATATATTTAAAAAGAGAAGATTTAAATCACTCAGGAGCTCATAAATTAAATCACTGCATGGCTGAAGTAATTTTAGCTAAGCACATGGGATATAAAAAAGTTATAGCTGAAACAGGAGCTGGGCAACATGGTGTTGCATTAGCAACTGCTGCTGCTTATTTTGGATTAGAGTGTGAAATTCATATGGGTGAAGTAGATATAAAAAAAGAACACCCAAATGTTGTAAGGATGAGAATTCTTGGAGCAAATGTTATTCCTGCAACCCATGGTTTAAAAACTTTAAAAGAGGCAGTTGATTCAGCTTTTGAATCATATATTAATCAAGCTGATACTGCTATTTATTGTATTGGTTCAGTTGTTGGACCACATCCTTTTCCTATGATGGTAAGAGATTTCCAAAGTATTATTGGAATAGAGTCAAGGGAACAATTTTTTGAACATGAAGATAGCTTACCAAACAATATTGTCGCTTGTGTTGGTGGTGGTTCAAATGCAATGGGAATTTTTTCAGGCTTTATTGATGATAAAGAAGTAAACCTTTATGGAGTTGAGCCAATGGGTAAAGGTGATAAAATAGGAGAACACTCTGCAACTTTAACTTATGGAGAAGAAGGTGTAATGCACGGATTTAACTCTATTATGTTAAAAGATGAAAAGGGAGAACCTGCTGCTGTTCATTCTATTGGTTCTGGAATTGACTACCCATCAGTTGGACCAGAGCATGCCCATTTAAAAGATATAGGAAGAACTAAAGTTGGTCTTTGTAATGATGAAGAAGCAGTAAATGCTTTCTATAAACTTTCTCAACTTGAAGGTATTATTCCAGCATTAGAATCTGCTCATGCAGTTGCTTTTGCAATGAAACTTGCAAGTAAACTAGCAAAAGATGAGACTATTTTAGTTAGTTTAAGTGGTAGAGGTGACAAAGATATTGATTTTGTTGTTGAAAACTACCCTATTCCAAATGCAAAGTTTTAA
- a CDS encoding AAA family ATPase — protein MDEKIILIVGNSGSGKDTLLKALKNDFNDINFVRRYITRKPDKNENNYFLETSAFSILQNHGFFISSWYAHGNNYGISKSSIKKGANIISISRSKIEDFESNYKNVITINITVSKEVLKTRLEKRARESKEEIENRLNRTYSKINCKNLINFDNSSSLELSIKKFKELIKSLCEI, from the coding sequence ATGGATGAAAAAATTATATTAATTGTTGGTAACAGTGGTTCTGGAAAAGATACTTTGTTAAAAGCATTAAAAAATGACTTTAATGATATTAATTTTGTAAGAAGGTATATAACAAGAAAGCCTGATAAAAATGAAAATAACTATTTTTTAGAAACAAGTGCTTTTTCTATTTTACAAAACCATGGTTTTTTTATTTCATCATGGTATGCACATGGTAATAACTATGGAATTTCAAAGTCATCAATAAAAAAAGGTGCAAATATAATATCTATTTCAAGGTCAAAAATAGAAGATTTTGAAAGTAATTACAAAAATGTAATTACCATAAATATTACTGTTTCAAAAGAAGTTTTAAAAACAAGACTTGAAAAAAGAGCTAGGGAGTCAAAAGAAGAGATTGAAAATAGGTTAAATAGGACTTATTCTAAGATCAACTGTAAAAATCTTATAAATTTTGACAACTCTTCTTCTTTAGAGTTGTCTATAAAAAAGTTTAAAGAGTTAATTAAATCTCTTTGTGAAATTTAA
- a CDS encoding formate dehydrogenase subunit gamma encodes MKKYLLVMLFLSSALFAHTTVSDANQEIITNMLAYEKTGNTQLGEMFVYLQTKIFENAYLSIILIVPLVFLIHFLIIGPKKFSHDGKKYYVFSLFNRIIHAMAAISFLIIIPTGLIMMFGSTFGGGEFVKACKELHAVSTILFMISVVPMFLMWLKSMLFTKEDIKWFMILGGYLSKEKKPVPAGKFNAGQKMWFWVCTIGGVAMIFTGATLYVQDLNLAVLTMFGLTKIEMLRICIIVHSAVGLAMVALFFTHLYMSVFAIKGAIVSMINGYKEEEEMKILHSSYHKELEKN; translated from the coding sequence ATGAAAAAATATCTATTAGTGATGTTATTTCTATCAAGTGCACTGTTTGCACACACAACTGTAAGTGATGCTAACCAAGAAATTATTACAAATATGCTTGCATATGAAAAAACTGGTAATACTCAATTGGGGGAAATGTTTGTATATCTTCAAACAAAAATATTTGAAAATGCTTATTTATCAATTATTCTAATTGTGCCATTAGTATTTTTAATTCATTTCTTAATTATCGGACCAAAAAAATTCAGTCATGATGGTAAAAAGTATTATGTATTTAGTTTATTTAATAGAATAATACACGCAATGGCAGCTATTTCATTCTTAATAATTATTCCTACAGGATTAATTATGATGTTTGGTTCAACATTTGGTGGAGGAGAGTTTGTAAAAGCTTGTAAAGAACTTCATGCTGTTTCAACTATTCTTTTTATGATAAGTGTAGTACCAATGTTTTTAATGTGGCTTAAAAGTATGCTTTTTACTAAAGAGGATATAAAATGGTTTATGATTTTAGGTGGTTATTTATCTAAAGAGAAAAAACCTGTTCCTGCAGGAAAATTTAATGCTGGACAAAAAATGTGGTTTTGGGTTTGCACTATTGGTGGAGTTGCAATGATTTTTACAGGTGCAACACTATATGTTCAAGATTTAAATTTAGCAGTTTTAACTATGTTTGGTTTAACAAAAATTGAAATGCTAAGAATATGTATTATAGTACATAGTGCAGTAGGTCTTGCAATGGTTGCATTATTCTTTACTCACTTATATATGTCTGTTTTTGCAATTAAAGGTGCAATTGTTAGTATGATTAATGGATATAAAGAAGAGGAAGAAATGAAAATTCTTCATAGTTCTTATCATAAAGAGCTTGAAAAAAATTAG
- a CDS encoding ferritin-like domain-containing protein: MHYHLRLEKIVLEANPQKKISDFKAFYNDYLNKKSQFDYNYTPYELKNPSYYDFLKIVLPKEVKTPKYFNTNEGKVILLHTIAHIEYSAIDLALDAALRFKNLPKEYYDDWLEVANDEVRHFEMLEGLLKELGSYYGELEVHTNLFEAMKSTPDLLSRMAVVPRFLEANGLEQNPKIMEKLNSNLDDFNEKILNALKVILEEEVDHVTKGDRWFKFECKRQGLDPEKTYIEILEKVFPGSTTKKYQLNIEARKKAGFSCDELKFLSKKEDCN; encoded by the coding sequence ATGCATTATCATTTAAGGCTAGAAAAAATCGTACTTGAAGCTAACCCTCAAAAAAAGATTAGTGACTTCAAAGCCTTTTATAACGATTATTTAAACAAAAAATCACAATTTGATTACAATTATACACCATATGAGCTAAAAAATCCATCATATTATGATTTTTTAAAAATTGTATTACCAAAAGAGGTAAAAACACCAAAGTATTTCAATACAAATGAAGGGAAAGTAATTCTTTTACATACTATTGCACATATAGAATATAGCGCCATAGATTTAGCTTTAGATGCTGCTTTGAGATTTAAAAACTTACCAAAAGAGTATTATGATGATTGGTTAGAAGTTGCAAATGATGAAGTTAGACATTTTGAAATGCTTGAAGGTTTACTTAAAGAATTAGGATCATATTATGGAGAACTTGAGGTACATACAAATCTTTTTGAAGCAATGAAAAGTACCCCAGATTTATTATCAAGAATGGCAGTTGTTCCAAGATTTTTAGAAGCAAATGGCTTAGAACAAAATCCCAAAATTATGGAGAAATTAAATTCAAATTTAGATGATTTTAATGAAAAGATATTAAATGCTTTAAAGGTTATTTTAGAAGAAGAGGTTGACCATGTAACAAAAGGTGATAGGTGGTTTAAGTTTGAGTGCAAAAGACAAGGTTTAGACCCTGAAAAAACTTACATAGAGATTTTAGAAAAAGTATTTCCAGGTAGTACAACAAAAAAATATCAATTAAATATTGAAGCTAGAAAAAAAGCAGGTTTTTCTTGTGATGAATTAAAGTTTTTATCTAAGAAAGAAGATTGTAATTAA
- a CDS encoding MBL fold metallo-hydrolase: MSLKVQPMGDYQTNCYIITVDGKDFIIDPGVGATRWVLQNVQNPVAILNTHGHFDHVWSNKEVSDKLGLKIYTPEEDNFMLEKDPYGFGMTPSCADVLVKPDEEFDFDGIKVKFHYFPGHTPGCSAIEIDSHLFSGDFIFNNSIGRTDFPFSSPEKMKKSIDKILAWNKDIRIYPGHGPATSLNSERNSLLNWKNYL; this comes from the coding sequence ATGTCATTAAAAGTCCAACCAATGGGTGATTATCAAACAAACTGTTACATTATTACTGTAGATGGGAAAGATTTTATTATTGATCCAGGTGTAGGTGCTACAAGATGGGTTTTACAAAATGTTCAAAACCCTGTTGCCATTTTAAATACACATGGACATTTTGACCATGTGTGGTCAAACAAAGAAGTGAGTGATAAATTAGGTTTAAAAATTTATACTCCAGAAGAAGACAATTTTATGCTAGAAAAAGACCCTTATGGGTTTGGTATGACTCCTTCATGTGCTGATGTATTAGTTAAGCCAGATGAAGAGTTTGATTTTGATGGAATAAAAGTAAAATTTCATTATTTTCCTGGTCATACTCCTGGATGTTCTGCAATTGAGATAGATAGCCACTTATTTTCAGGGGACTTTATCTTTAATAACTCAATTGGAAGAACAGATTTTCCTTTTTCTAGTCCAGAAAAAATGAAAAAGAGTATAGATAAGATATTAGCATGGAATAAAGATATTAGAATATATCCAGGTCATGGTCCAGCTACATCTTTAAATAGTGAAAGAAACTCTTTGTTAAATTGGAAAAATTATTTATAA
- a CDS encoding GGDEF domain-containing protein, with the protein MNYNKLNSYSFQMIIALNDHLKTLNKLDDIFAYLSSYLNKDFGISKIKACINNRSIYSNIEEDKELKRKNLFIKLDENDELEITFYFNSEQEEDKIESTTDIIRTTFNLISQTIYNKYLTSQLKELSLKDTLTGLYNRQYVDEYLKTILPLSSREKKKIAFLKIGIDHFKAVIDEFDYKIGDKVLKELAVSLKNSVRTSDIVSRIDSDEFLVILHNVESEENAIKVAEKIIENFKKKKVIVNISTNQILMKTICAGISMFPDDANKTEEIFRSSDIALYEARNKGRSQLFKFKKEETNTIDLF; encoded by the coding sequence ATGAATTATAACAAGTTGAATTCTTATAGTTTTCAAATGATTATTGCATTAAATGATCACTTAAAAACTTTAAATAAATTAGATGATATTTTTGCATATCTATCATCTTATTTAAATAAAGATTTTGGGATATCTAAAATAAAAGCATGTATTAATAATAGAAGCATTTATTCTAATATTGAGGAAGATAAAGAGCTTAAAAGAAAAAATTTATTTATCAAACTTGATGAAAATGATGAACTAGAAATAACGTTCTATTTTAATTCAGAACAAGAAGAAGATAAAATTGAATCTACTACAGATATAATAAGAACAACATTTAACTTAATTTCTCAAACTATATATAATAAATATCTAACATCTCAACTTAAAGAGTTATCATTAAAAGATACATTAACAGGTCTTTATAATAGACAATATGTAGATGAATATCTAAAAACAATTCTTCCTCTTTCATCTAGAGAGAAAAAGAAAATAGCTTTTTTAAAAATTGGTATTGACCATTTTAAAGCTGTTATTGATGAATTCGATTATAAAATAGGAGATAAAGTTTTAAAAGAGTTAGCAGTTAGCTTAAAAAACTCTGTTAGAACTTCTGATATAGTTTCAAGAATTGACTCAGATGAGTTTTTAGTTATTTTACATAATGTAGAAAGTGAAGAAAATGCAATAAAAGTTGCAGAAAAAATAATAGAAAACTTTAAGAAGAAAAAAGTTATTGTTAACATAAGTACAAATCAAATACTTATGAAAACAATTTGTGCTGGTATTTCTATGTTTCCTGATGATGCAAACAAAACAGAAGAGATTTTTAGATCTTCTGATATTGCCCTTTATGAAGCAAGGAATAAAGGTAGAAGTCAACTTTTCAAATTTAAAAAAGAAGAGACAAATACAATAGATCTTTTTTAA
- a CDS encoding GGDEF domain-containing protein — MKNNILELVKSAKTNEKDYKALENIYKLYDQLQYSSNLKQMAEDIYLWLHTNFEVDNVTFALFDIERNNRENVFIEGDEFYLDDSLSFFFIINTHTNLNAIVSFCASSKEHHNILSEQYNVIESALFQISPIIQNGIIKKNFIESLSLDSVTKVYNRHYLIENLNKQITLSKKEYKSIYFLMVGVDHFKAVIDEFDHEIADQVLVELARVIHSNISEFDMVARLSGDEFLISMLSTTSESEIAKIAQNIINDFAKIKVIVNDAGHTLQKTICIGYDVFNTLDSDDNIDKTIKNADIALYEAKNRGRSQFFNYKDLKPDDTVDLF; from the coding sequence ATGAAAAACAATATTTTAGAATTAGTAAAATCAGCAAAAACAAATGAAAAAGATTATAAAGCGTTAGAAAATATTTATAAATTATATGACCAATTACAATACTCTTCAAACTTAAAACAAATGGCAGAAGACATATACCTTTGGTTACATACAAACTTTGAAGTTGACAATGTGACTTTTGCTTTATTTGATATTGAAAGAAATAATAGAGAGAATGTTTTTATTGAAGGAGATGAATTTTATTTAGATGATTCCTTATCTTTTTTCTTTATTATTAATACACATACAAATCTAAATGCCATAGTATCATTTTGTGCCTCATCAAAGGAACATCATAATATTTTATCAGAACAATACAATGTAATTGAATCTGCACTATTTCAAATTTCACCTATTATTCAAAATGGTATTATTAAGAAAAACTTTATTGAATCACTTTCTTTAGACTCAGTTACAAAAGTTTATAATAGACATTATCTAATTGAAAACTTAAATAAACAAATAACACTATCTAAAAAAGAGTATAAAAGTATTTACTTCTTAATGGTTGGTGTTGATCACTTTAAAGCTGTTATTGATGAGTTTGACCATGAAATTGCAGACCAAGTATTAGTTGAACTTGCAAGGGTTATTCACTCAAACATCTCAGAATTTGACATGGTTGCAAGATTAAGTGGTGATGAATTTTTAATATCAATGCTTAGTACAACAAGTGAAAGTGAAATAGCTAAAATTGCACAAAATATAATAAATGATTTTGCAAAAATAAAAGTAATAGTAAATGATGCAGGACATACTTTACAAAAAACAATTTGTATAGGATATGATGTATTTAATACCTTAGATAGTGATGATAATATTGATAAAACTATTAAAAATGCTGATATAGCTCTATATGAAGCAAAAAATAGAGGAAGAAGCCAGTTCTTTAATTATAAAGACTTAAAACCAGATGACACAGTAGATTTATTCTAA